From a region of the Pyrenophora tritici-repentis strain M4 chromosome Unknown M4_contig_00023, whole genome shotgun sequence genome:
- a CDS encoding PRP38-assoc multi-domain protein: MDKNAIVKHTRPWQQMLMFFARTQKEHGWKSPKYRFTRRQREAWEVLIEQAKRSIEGDEEDEAEDMDEEREELDEEMMDDIDEAIEVAEEEPGQGEGPEPKKLSKIQKACLEFCIALLNHRITRREYDSPLVCALAVLGVKEDGWKGPEQYPPILSAVIKIARFMVVQKGLEMSGPEEDSGDETDDDLDDSAYESGPSQRRRPKGCLQLVQKMMDRFMVRGSHSPMQWMLDLRTYGLKIHYNTTTRGHVEWTNGDEQTPQQSIGSA; this comes from the coding sequence ATGGACAAGAACGCCATTGTCAAGCACACACGACCGTGGCAGCAGATGTTAATGTTTTTTGCACGCACACAGAAAGAGCACGGGTGGAAGAGCCCCAAGTATCGGTTTACGCGCCGGCAGCGAGAGGCATGGGAGGTGTTAATCGAACAGGCAAAGCGGAGCATAGagggagacgaagaagatgaagccgaggatatggacgaagagagagaagagctggacgaggagatgatggacgacatagacgaggcgatagaggtagctgaggaagagccaggtcagggagaaggccccgagcctaagaagttgtctaagatacagaaagcgtgtttggagttttgcattgcattacttaaccaccgcatcacccgtagagagtatgacagcccgctggtgtgcgcgttggcggtgctgggcgtcaaggaggacggatggaaggggccggagcagtacccgccgatattatcggcggtgatcaagatcgctcggtttatggtcgtgcagaagggactagaaatgtcagggcccgaggaggatagcggcgatgagacagacgacgacttagatgacagcgcgtacgagagcgggccaagccagcgacggcgtcccaaggggtgtttgcagttagtgcagaagatgatggaccggttcatggtgcgcggcagccatagccccatgcagtggatgttggatttgcggacgtatggattgaagatccattacaacactacaacccgcgggcatgtagagtggacgaacggcgacgagcagactccgcaacaatcaatcggatcggcatga
- a CDS encoding DUF3505 multi-domain protein has translation MSKPSIECQYFEHVPEHSVAACRECRYAVWPDQIEGHLQKQHKVSYKEAEAVGQQVRSWAGLVQYPSELEVPTGAPKPVRQLPVYTDGMLCQFDSSCCYYVARSKEAIRKHWRKDHQGWSAGKKRGRPSRTRQKSVQAHMDKGYRLVHCQRLFSSRHGSQYFEVQAPSQDGEGPEIVPVDGAAAWARVGEQMAKAWADIEKRAQTTIQEGERDEVNPWLERTQWLPYLVGMERPDLLACIEEPVAEPDARQEQQAEPVEAAIWAAMDGLARFSQASIIDRIGVFIRLEAIRTEMHQTRFQPLQPYRLRNNQSIDMIDSYIG, from the coding sequence ATGTCTAAACCTAGCATCGAGTGCCAGTATTTCGAGCATGTGCCTGAGCACAGCGTAGCGGCATGCAGAGAGTGCAGATATGCAGTATGGCCAGATCAGATTGAGGGCCATCTACAGAAGCAGCATAAGGTTAGTTACAAGGAGGCTGAGGCAGTTGGACAGCAGGTTCGCAGCTGGGCTGGGTTAGTCCAGTACCCTAGTGAGCTCGAGGTGCCGACTGGTGCTCCAAAGCCTGTGCGGCaattgccagtgtatacagACGGGATGTTATGCCAATTTGACTCCAGCTGCTGCTATTATGTAGCAAGAAGTAAGGAGGCTATACGAAAGCATTGGCGTAAGGACCATCAAGGATGGTCAGCAGGGAAGAAGCGAGGGCGGCCAAGTCGAACCAGGCAGAAGAGCGTGCAGGCACATATGGATAAGGGGTaccggctggtccattgccaGCGATTATTCAGCAGCCGGCATGGATCGCAGTACTTTGAGGTCCAGGCACCCAGCCAGgatggagaaggccccgaaATCGTGCCCGTAGACGGGGCAGCAGCATGGGCGCGAGTGGGCGAGCAGATGGCCaaggcgtgggcagacatcgagaagcgggcgcagacgacgatccaggagggcgagcgcgacgaggtgaacccatggctggagcggacgcagtggttgccgtacctagtgggcatggagaggccggatttgttagcgtgcatcgaggagcccgtggcagagccagatgccaggcaggagcagcaggccgagccggtggaagcagcgatttgggcagccatggatggattggcgcggttcagccaggcatccattattgaccggattggcgtgtttatacggttggaggcaattcgcacagagatgcaccaaacccggttccagccgttacagccgtacagactccgcaacaatcaatcgatcgacatgattgattcctatataggttaa